TGCTGCCCAGGCCAAACAGTTTGCCGTCTTCCACATCCGGACTGAAAGGGTCGCGGGTATACTGCGGGTTAGGCTTCACGGTGTCGTGGTGGGAATTCAGCAGGATATTACGTTTGGACGGATCAAAATGTTTATTGACAGCCCACACGTTGTTAAGGTGCCGTTCGTGTGGTATGTCCATGGCGGTCAGGAAGTCACTGATCACCTGGGCGGTACCGTCTTCCTCCCGGCTTAAAGAAGGCGTGGCTATGAGCTGTTTTAACAGCGCCACAGCCACGTCATATAATTTTTCGTTCCACATAGACTAGCATATTAAAGTGCCCGCCACTGTATCAGTGGTGTTGCTCAGCACATCGTCGGCGTGTCCTATCAGCACTTCCTTCACACCGTTATCGATGGCGGAGAAGGCGTTCTGTAACTTAGGCAGGATGCCGTCCGTCAATACTTTTTCGTCGAGCAGCTGCTGGTAGATTTCTTTGTTGATCAGGTTGATGACTGCGTTGTCGTCCTGCGGGTCACGCAACACGCCTTTTTTCTCGAAGCAGTAAATCAGCCTTACCTGGTAACTGGCTGACAAGGCAATGGCCAGCGAAGCGGCGATCGTGTCTGCATTGGTGTTCAGCATCTGACCGTTACCATCATAGGTAAGCGGTGCAAACACCGGCGTAAGGCCGGCTTCCAGCAACGCCTTGAGCGCAGTGGCCTGTACCATCTCCGGTTTTACGTCGCCTACAAAACCGTAGTCGATTTCTTTCACCGGTCTTTTGGTGGCAGGAATGATATTGGCATCTGCGCCGGTAAGCCCGATGGCGTTACATTGCGCGGCCTGCAGTTTGGCGACCAGTTGTTTGTTCACCAGCCCGCCATATACCATGGTCACTACATCGATGGTGGCTGCATCGGTGATGCGGCGGCCATCTACATATTTGGATTCGATGCCCAGCTGGTCACCGATACGGGTAGCGATTTTACCACCACCATGTATCAGTATTTTTTTACCGGGTATCGTTGCAAACTTTTCTAAGAAAGCCTGCAACAATACCGGGTTATCGATGACGTTTCCGCCTACTTTGATAATAAACAGATCAATCATGATTATCCTTTCAATATTTCGCTTAATACCGCCTGTGCAGCCCATACACGGTTGCCCGCTTCAGGGATCACAATGGATTGAGGCCCGTCCAGTACTTCGTCTGCGATCACCACATTTCTTCTCACCGGCAGACAGTGCATTACCTTGGCGGTATTGGTATGTTTGAGTTTATCATTGGTCACCATCCAGCTGGGGTCTGTGCAGGTGATCTTACCGTAATCCCTATACGAAGACCAGTTTTTCACATACACAAAGTCAGCGCCTTCCAGTGCCTTGTCCTGGTTGTGTTCTATGCGGGCGTTGCCGGAGAATTTCTCGTCCAGTTCATAGCCTTCCGGATGCGCGATCACAAAATCCACTTCTCCCCAGGCATTCATCCATTGTGCGAAAGAGTTCGGAACAGCCTGTGGCAGCGACTTTACATGTGGCGCCCAGGTCATCACCACTTTCGGTTTGCGGGGCTGCTGCCAGTTTTCCTTGATGGTGATCACATCGGTCAGGCTCTGCAAAGGGTGCAGGGTAGCGCTTTCCAGGCTCACCACCGGTACACCGGCGTATTTAATGAACTGGTTGATATATTTTTCGGTATAATCTTCCTCTTTGTTTTTCAACCCCGGAAAGGTGCGGATAGCCAGTATGTCGAAGTATTGCCCCATCACAGCGGCAGCTTCTTTTACGTGTTCGGTGGTATTACCATTCATCACTACACCATCATTCATCTCCAGTGCCCAGCCCTCTTTGTCGATATTGAACACCACTGCTTCCATGCCCAGGTTTTTAGCAGCTACCTGTGTACTTAAGCGTGTTCGCAAACTGGGATTCAGGAAAATCATTCCCAACGTTTTGTTTTTTCCCAATTCCTTATCGATAAAAGGATCTTTCTTGTAGTTCATGGCAATGTCCACCAACCGCGGGACACTGGGCACATCTGCTGTTGAAATAAACTGCTTCATTATTGCTATTTGACTTCTTTTCTAAACGCTTCCAAAAACTGATCTGCATGGGCTTTGGTCAATGCCAGGGAAGGCAGCAGCCGTATTACGTTCGGCTTGGCTTCTCCGGTAAAGATCTTATGAACGCCGAGCAGGTTCTTTCTAACATGGGCCAGCTCTTCCGGCATCTCGATACCGATCATCAGACCACGACCCCTTACTTCTTTTACCTGGGAGAACTTCCGCAGTTCTTCCATCAGGTACGCACCTACGCTGGCGGCGTTATCGATCAGCTTTTCGCTTTCGATCACTTCCAGTACGGCGAGGGCTGCTGCGCAGGCCAGGTGGTTACCACCAAACGTGGTGCCCAGCATACCATGCACTGCTTTGAATTTCGGGGAGATGATAATGCCACCTATCGGGAAACCGTTACCCATGCCTTTTGCCATGGAGTAGATATCGGCGTCCACACCGGCAAAATCGTGGGAGAAAAATTTACCGCTTCTGCCGTAACCACATTGCACGGAGTCAGCGATAAACACGGCGTTGTGCGCGTCGCACAGGCTTCTGATCTTCCGCAGGAAAGATTCGCTGGCCACGTTGATACCGCCCACGCCCTGAATACCTTCAATGATAACAGAAGACACTTCATGTTGTTTGAAAGCGGCTTCCAGCGCAGCTTCATCTTCCCATGGCAAAAACACGATGTTGTCGGTTTCATTCACAGGCGCTACTATCTTCGGATTATCAGTGGCTGCTACAGCGAGGGAAGTCCTTCCATGGAAAGATTTGCGGAATGCGATCACTTTCTTCTTACCATTGTAGAAAGATGCCAGTTTCAGGGCGTTTTCATTGGCTTCGGCGCCGGAGTTGCAAAGGAACAGCTGATAGTCTGCTTTGCCGGAAACCTTGCCCAACAAAGCGGCCAGTTCTTCCTGCAGCGGCATCTTCACAGAATTGGAATAGAAGCCTACTTTATGCAGCTGGTCTGTCAGTCTTTTTACATAGTGCGGATTCGTATGGCCGATAGAAATAACGGCATGACCACCGTACAGGTCCAGGTATTCGGTGCCTTTATCGTCCCATACGTTGGAACCGGCAGCTTTATCTATAACGATGTCGTTTACTGGATAAACGTCGAAAAGTTTCATGATGTCAGGTAAAATTGAAAATGATAAAAACGGTTAGAACACGATGGACTTCAGTTTCAGTCCGGCCGTTTCATCCAGCCCGCACATAAGGTTCATGTTCTGTACAGCCTGACCGGAAGCACCTTTTACCAGGTTATCTTCAATAGAGTGGATCACGAGTTTGTCGCCCACTTTCTCGAGTTGCAGCAATACCTTGTTGGTATTCACCACCTGCTTCAGGTCTATCTGTTTTTCGCTCACATGCGTAAAAGGATGACCGGCATAGTAGTTTTTGTACAGCTGCACTGCTTCTTCCAGTGTCAGGTCGCATTGCAGGTAAGAGGTCACCCAGATGCCTCTGGGGAAATCACCGCGTACCGGTACAAAATTGACCGCTTCTCCGAAGCCGGGCTGCAACTGCACCAGGCTTCGTCGTATTTCTTTCAGGTGCTGATGGTTCAGCACTTTGTAAGTGGAGATATTGTTAGCCCTCCAGGTGAAGTGGGAAGTGGCCTGCAGGCTCTGACCGGCGCCGGTGGAGCCGGTGATGCCGGTGGTATGTACTTCTTTCAGCAGACCGGCTTTGGCCAGCGGCAGGATGCCCAGCTGGATAGCCGTAGCAAAACAACCGGGATTGGCCACGTTACTAGCTTGTTTGATCAGCTCACGCTGCAGTTCCGGCAGCCCGTACACAAATTCCCTTCCCTTAACGCTTTCGCCTAAACGAAAGTCCTGGCTCAGGTCTATTATTTTTATGTGAGGAGCGATATCGGTCGCTTCCAGGAATTTTTTGGATTCACCATGCCCAAGGCACAGGAACATCACGTCAATATCGTTGCTCAGCTCGGCGGTGAAAGACCGTTCTGTTTCGCCCAGCAGGTCGGCATGTACTGCGTACAACGGATTACCTGCATTACTACGGCTATGCACAAACGAAATGGATACGTCCGGATGGTTCAGCAACAACCGGATCATTTCTCCGCCTGTATAGCCTGCCCCACCAACAATGCCTACTCTTACCCTTTTATCATTCGCCATTTTTCGATGCTGATTTTAGAGAGAATTTTTAACCTGATGCCAGATCATTGTCTGATTACCAAAGATTTTGCTGAAGCCTCTTACGTCTTCGCCGGACCAGCCGCTGTTCATTTCGCCGTACTTGCCGAATTTGCTGTTCATCAGGTCGTAAGGCGACTGGATACCGGTTACCTGGAGGCGGTAAGGCATCAGGGTAACGAACACTTCACCGGAAACATTTTCCTGTGTGTGTTGCAGGAACGCTTCGATGTCGCGCATGACCGGGTCCATGATCTGTCCTTCATGCATCCAGTTGCCGTAAAACTGTGCCAGCTGGTCTTTCCAGGTCAGTTGCCATTTGGTGAGCACATGTTTTTCCAGGGCGTGGTGTGCTTTGATGATCACCATGGGCGCAGCGGCTTCAAAGCCTACACGGCCTTTGATACCAATGATGGTATCGCCTACGTGGATGTCACGGCCGATGGCAAACGGTCCTGCGATCGTTTGCAGATATTGGATAGCTTCAGACGGGTGACCGAATTGCTGGTCGTTCACACCAACCAGTTCACCTTTTTCGAAAGTCAGTTTTACTTGTTCCTCGCCTTGTTTGGTCAGCTGGGTAGGCCATGCTGCTTCCGGCAACATACCGTTGGAAGTCAGTGTTTCCTTACCTCCTACGGAAGTGCCCCACATACCTTTATTGATGGAGTACATGGCCTTCTCGAAGTTCACGTTCATGCCTTTGGACTGCAGGTAGGAAATTTCTTCTTCACGGCTCAGCTTCATATCACGGATGGGCGTGATGATCTCCACTCCAGGGATCATGATATGGAACACCATGTCAAAACGCACCTGGTCGTTACCAGCGCCGGTGCTGCCATGTGCTACTGCGTCAGCACCTACTTCCTTCACATATTCCGCGATGGCCAGTGCCTGGCTCATACGCTCTGCGCTCACGCTCAGCGGGTAGGTGTTATTTTTCAGTACGTTACCGAAAATCAAATATTTAATAACGCCGTCGTAGTAGGAACGGACCGCGTTAACAGTCTTGTGACTTTTAACGCCCAGGTTATAAGCGCGTTTCTCAATTTCCTGCAGCTCTTCTTCGGAAAAACCACCGGTGTTGACGATTACGGAATGCACCTCATATCCTTTTTCTTCGGTCAGATATTTAACGCAATAGGAAGTATCAAGTCCTCCGCTAAATCCCAGTACTACTTTTTTCATTTTTACGACATCATTTATATATTCAGAACAATTATTTCAGACAGTGTGTGGCAGACTTCAGAACAGGAAGAATTTTTTCCTGGTGCCGGTAGCGCCGCCTTCTTTTTTGCTGTTAAGCAAAACAAATCTTTTAAATCTTAACCAGCGTTCGTAGAGCTTTATGTTTCCTTTAAATCTCCGGCGTCTTTTCTCGTGATGGATCTGGCCGGCAGCGGTCACAGACAGCTGGTTGACAGGCTGCGCGGTGGTCGCTGCAGCTTCCTGTTTGGCTTTGGCGTCGGCTATGGCCCGCTCTTCCGCTTCTTTCAGCTTCTCTGCCGGATCATACAGCATCGCTGTGCACAGGCAGTTCTTCCGCTGTTTGCTGGTGAGGATATCAAAGTTCACACAGCTGCGGCAACCTTTCCAGAATTCTTCATCGTCGGTCAGCTCGGAATAGGTAACAGGCTCGTAACCCAGTTCAGAGTTGATCTTCATCACGGCAAGACCGGTAGTAAGGCCAAAGATTTTGGACTCAGGATATTTTTCTCTCGACAGTTCAAAAATTCTCTTTTTGATAGACTTAGCCACGCCATGCCCACGGAAGGCAGGATTCACGATCAGCCCCGAGTTGGCGACAAATTTTCCATGGCCCCAGGCCTCTATATAACAAAAGCCCACCCAGTCGCCCGTTTCGGTTAACGCAATAACAGCTTTGCCCTCCTGCATTTTAAGCTCCACGTAAGCCGGTGAACGTTTGGCAATACCGGTCCCACGCGCTTTTGCAGACGCTTCCATCTCATCGGTGATGGTTTTTGAATAGTGTATATCGTCAGGTGTGGCTACCCTAACGATGATATGCTGATTTTCCAACTTTTAAAATTGAAATCGTGAATCAATAAACAGATTGAAGTATTCCATTACGGAACATTCACCGGACATGGGGATATCCGGTGCGATAGCGGTTGTATGACAAGCGCTATCAAATCCTGGGTCGTCGGGAAAGAAATCTAAAGACATTGAACCCAACAGAATATACCCCTTTATTTAAAGCGGGATGATATGCAGAGATGTTGGTATGAGTTGCGGTTTTTTCCAACTTCAGTTCAGCGTTAAATTGTTATAAATATTGTCTTTAGTTTAGATTAACCGCAAAGTTATAATAATATCTTTTTAATCAATCGAATTTTTTTTGGGGAATGCCGATTTTTTTCAAACCGTTAACAAAAAGGCGGCCGTACCCAACTCGTCAGGGTCCAGCCGCCTTATACTTTAGTTTTTTATATACTATTTGGTAATTATTCCCAATTCGGCCACACTGGCCTGATTGTCTTTTTCTGTAGCGGGCGTGAGCGCCACCAACCGGATAAATCTGGCTTTCACCGGGGCAAAGGTAACGGTCTGCTGCACCGGGTTGTTTTTGATATTGGCGAAACTGCCGGTGGCTGCCGGTTGTCCCCAGCTTTTACCATCAGTGCTGGTGTAGAAAGCGTAACCGTAGATCACGCCACCAACATGCTCATTGGTGGTAGGCGTATAGGTGAACCCTTTCAGTGTCAGCGTTTCACCAAGGTCAACGTCCAGCTGATGCGGATACTGTGTCGATTTTTTGTCAGATGCCCACACGGTGGCCGGATTCCCGTCGATAGCCCTGGCTGCTTCCGCAACGGCAGGAGCCACTACCTGCCATTTGGCGGGCGCTACGTCGAAACGGGCTTTCACTTCCGGACTGGCCGCATTCGTTTTACGCAGGAAAGCGCGGGCTTTCACCTCGCCGCCCTGTGGCAGGTTGATAACGGTCTGCGGTGTGTACAACGGAGACTGGAGCGTAGGCGCGGTGCCATCTGTCGTGTAATGTATTTCCGGATCGGCAGAGGCGGCGGTGATGGTCACCCTGCCATCTTTGTCGCGATGGATCTCCGGTGTGGCCAGCATACCGGGTGCTTCATACAGCTGTACTTCGCTGATCACCGGCGCCGCCTTGGCGTCTAATATATTAATATATACCTCGGTAGTGGTATAGTCCGGCAGGCGCAGAATGCGCTTGTGCCCGATAGTGGTTTCCCGGGCGATCTCCTTCTTCACGCCCTTGTCCAGAATTTCTACGCTGAAAGCGCTTACCCGCTGTCCCAGCGCGATGTACTCCTGTAACACCACCCGGTTGAAAGTCACCGGCTTTTTAAATGCCAGTTTCACCGTCGTTTTGGTGACGTTGTCCGGCGTAGCCCAGTAGGTAGCATTGGTACCATCCGTGAGATGGGACACTTTCACTTCAGGATTATTTTTACGTGTATCCGTTGCCGTTACTACCGCATTTTTTGCGAGATTAGTTTTGAAGGAAGCGTCCAGCACGCGGCGCAGCTCCATCAAACGGGTGGAATCATTCGGATGGATCACCCCTTCCCGGTCAATCGGCACATTCAGGATCAGGTTGCCGTTACGACCTACGGAACCATAGTAGATATCCAGCAGGGTATTGACAGGTTTCACCTTGTCATCGGTGTCCGGGCTGTAGAACCATCCCGGGCGGATAGACACGTCGCATTCTGCGGGTATCCATTTTTCACCGTCTTCATTGCCTTCGTTGAGCGATTTGGTGGGAGGGCCGCCCGCGCCGGGCGTAAATCCTTTCACATTCAGCGTGCTCCAGTTAGTAGTGCCGGCAATGCCGTTTTCATTGCCCACCCAGCGGCAGCCGGGGCCTACGTCGCTGAAAATAACGGCGTTAGGCTGATGTTTATAGACTACTTTATGGAACAGGTCCCAGTCATAAGGCTGTTTGATGTTACCTCCGTTGGCGCCATCGAACCACTGCTCAAATACAGGGCCGTAGCCGGAAAGCACTTCTTCCAAAGTATTGGCAAATACCTGGTTGTAAGTGGCGGTACCATACTCGGGATGGTTCCGGTCCCACGGCGACAGGTACACGCCGAACTTCAGGCCGTACTCCTTACAGGCGGCAGACAGTTCCGCGAGCACATCGCCTTTCCCGTTTTTCCATGCGCTCTCACGAACAGTATGGGTACTGTATTTGGAGGGCCACAAACAAAAACCGTCATGATGTTTGGCGGTGATCACAATGCCTTTCATGCCGGCCTGTTTGGCGGTACGTGCCCATTGACGGGCATCGAGGCGGGTAGGATTAAACACCTTCGGGTCTTCATCACCATGTCCCCACTCCTTGTTGGTAAAGGTGTTGGGCCCGAAGTGGATGAACATGTAATATTCCATGTCATTCCAGGCCACCTGCGCTTTGGACGGCAGCGCGCCATAAGGCTGGATTTTCTGTGCCGAGGCCATGCCACAGGCCAATAAGCCGGCGAATAATAAACTGGTCTTTTTCATTTCACTGGATAAATTACGGATTACAGGTCAGCTCCAAAATCTTTCCCTGTTTCATGCTGAGCGAAGATAATCTCCATCCTTTATCAGAGTTGATCGGGTATTCTCTATTCATAATTGAATATTAACCAACAATCGGTTGCGTTTTCGCCGTTTATCACAAAAATGTAATAAAAAAGATATCCGGGTTGGTTTACACGGGGCAAATTTTATAAATTTATTCCCTTCACAACGTATCATTATACGATATTAAAAACTGAACAATGAATAAACAACCACTGCATCGCAGAAGTTTTCTCAAAAACACGGCGGCCGCAGGTATAGGCCTCTCTATGCTCGGCTCCTCTGCTAAACTGTTTGCCAATGAAAAGAAACCCAAGGTAAGAATTGGTCTGATCGGCGTAGGCGCCCGCGGCCTGAGTCACCTCAGCCTCTGCCTGCACCGTGAAGACGTTGACGTGGTAGCTTTTGCAGACCCCGACACGGCCTACACCGTTCCCAAAGCAAGAGACATGATCACCAAGGTATACGGCGGCAAAAGAAAAGTGGCTGAATACACCAACGGTCCGGAAGATTATCATAACCTGCTGAAAAGAGATGACATCGATGCGGTGATCATCGCCACCCCCTGGGAATGGCACTCCATCATGGCCATTGCAGCGATGAAAGCCGGCAAAACCCCGGCGGTGGAAGTATGCGGCGCCTCCGACATCCAGGAATGCTGGGAACTGGTAAACACCAGCGAAGCTACCGGCGTTCAGGTTTTCGGTATGGAAAACGTGTGCTACCGCAGAGACGTGATGGCAGTACTGAACATGGCGCGCCAGGGCCTGTTCGGCGAAATCACTCACCTGCAGGGCGGCTACCAGCACGACCTTCGCGCAGTGAAATTCAACAACGGTAAACAATACTATGGCGGTGGCGTGGAATTCGGCGAAAACGCGCTGTCTGAAGCCAAATGGAGGACCAACCACTCCGTTCACCGTAACGCTGACCTTTACCCTTCCCATGGTCTTGGCCCTATCGGTAACGTGATCAACATGAACCGCGGCAACCGCCTCATGACCATCACTTCCGTGGCCACCAAATCCCGCGGTCTCCACAAATACATCGTGGACAACAGCAGCGAAAGCCATCCGAACGCAAAAGTGAAATTCAAACTCGGCGATATCGTTTCTTCCCTGATGACCACCAGCAATGGTGAAACCATCATGCTGTCCCACGATACCAACTCCCCCCGCCCTTACTCCCTCAACTTCCGCGTTCAGGGTACTAACGGCCTGTGGATGGATGATCAGGACTCCATATATATCGAAAAGAAAAGCCCGTTCGACCAGTGGGAAAAAACCGGCAAACCGGAAGATGCTGACAGCTACTTCGGCAAGTACGACCACCCGCTGTGGAAACGTTACGCCAACGACGCTAAAGGCGCAGGCCACGGTGGTATGGACTGGTACGTGCTCAACTCCTTCGTGGAGAGCATCAAACGCGGCGCTCCTTACCAGCTCGATGTATACGATATGGCTACCTGGTACGCTATCACTCCGCTCAGCGAACAATCTATTCTCGAAGGCGGCAGCGTGCAGTACATCCCTGACTTCACCCGCGGTCGCTGGATGAACAGGAAACCGATCTTTGCACTGGACGATCAGTACTAGTGATCAGCATAAAAGAAAATCGCCCGCCGGCAATTGCCGACGGGCGATTTTCTTTTAATACAATAATACAATATGAACAATAACCTTAGGTTATCCATCTTTATACGCGCGCATCAGGCGCGGCTGCGGCAACTTTCTGCACCGTAGTGCCGTTTTCTATCGTCGTCACATAAATCTCCGGCACTTTGCCAAATTGTTGCTGGTAGCGTGTTGTCACAAAATCACGGAAAGCATCTACCTTATCCTGTTTTACCAGGTTGATGGTGCAACCGCCGAAACCACCGCCCATTACGCGGGCGCCGGCCACCTCCGGTCTCTCTTTGGCAAGGGACACCAGGAAATCCAGTTCCGGGCAGCTTACTTCGTAGAGCGCGCTCAGTCCTTCGTGGGTAGCATACATCAGTTGACCGAAAGCCTGCAGGTCTCCTTTTTTCAACAGTGTTGTGGCGTCCTGCACACGCTGAATTTCTTCAATCACATATTTACAGCGGTCATATACTTTGGCGGGCAACTGTACTTTTACAGCTTCCAGCATGGGCATGGTAGCATCGCGGAGCGATTTCACTTCCGGATGCTGTGCCTGGATGGTGGCTACGCCTTCCTCACATTGCTGGCGGCGAACATTGTATTCTGATGAAGCGAGGGAATGATGCACCATGGAATTACACAGCACAATGCGGTATTCCGGGAAGTCGAAAGGAAAATATTCGTATTCCAGGCTGCGGCAGTCCAGTCGTACTACCTGGTCCTTTTTACCATGCAGATTGGCAAACTGGTCCATGATACCGCATTTCACGCCGGGGAACGAGTGTTCTGCCCGCTGGCCCAGCAAAGCCATGTCCATGCGGCTCATGCCGTATTGGAAAATTTCGTCCAGCGCCGCTACGAGTCCGCCTTCCACAGCTGCGGAAGAAGACATGCCTGCACCTACCGGGATATCGCCTGCGATCACACAGTCAAACCCTTCCACCGGATAGTTGCCCTGTTGCAGCTGGTATACCACGCCCATCAGGTAGTTGATCCATCCGGGAGTAGGCACTACATTGTCGAGGCTGAAAGACACCGTTTCATGCGTGAACACCGCGTGTACGTTACATTGACGGGTACCGTTCAACGCTACCGCATAAACGATTTTTTTATCAATAGCGGCAGGCAATACAAAACCGTCATTATAGTCAGTATGTTCACCGATGAGGTTAATTCTTCCCGGGGAAACTACGATCAGAGGCTCTTTTCCAAATAGCTGGATGAATTTCTCCCTTGTTTGTTGTATCATCAGAAATTTATTAAACGTAAATTTTACACCTAAAAATATAAAAAAAAGCAGAAAAGAGAAGAATGTTGTACAGAAGATGAAATTTTTTTCAACACTGCCTGAACAAACCATAGTACGGGCTTCGGCCCTGGTGCTGCGAAAAACGAGATCGGCCTGCACATGATAAATCATTACCATATGCAGGCCGATGTTGTGTATCATTTACTATCCCTGGAATAAACCCCGGGTATCTTTTTTATATCGCCTTGACGCCGGACTTGTTTTTACCGATCTTATCTCCTACCAGTGAATAGAACAGGATATAGAGATAGCAGGGCACCATGCAATACAGGAATGCATGTCTGAAATCAATGCTGCTGCTGTACAGGAAGCTGAACATGCTGTGCTGATCGAACATGCCGCTGTATATCTGCGGTATTACACCACCACCGGCGATACCCATTACAAGGAGGGCGGAACCGATTTTGGTGAAGCGGCCCAGGCCGTCGATGGCCATTGGGAAGATGGCGGGCCACATCAGTGCGTTGGCCAGGCCCAGCAATGCAATGAAGGTCACTGCGGAGAAGCCGGTGTTCAGGAACGCGCCAATGGTAAAAAGCACGCCCAGTACTGCTGAGATCTGCAGGCCTTTTTTCCCGGTGAGGTATTTCGGAATGGTGGCAATACCAATTACATATCCTGCCAGCATGGCCACCAGGGTGAAGGTAGTGAAGTAGCGGGTGTCTGCGATGCTCATGCCCAGTGCTTTACCATACTGACCAATTACGTCGCCGGCCATTACTTCCACACCTACGTAAACGAAGATACAGATCACGCCCAGTACCAGTTGCGGGAACTGGAACACGTTGGTTTTGCCGTTAGTGGCGGCAGCAGTGCCGGCATCTTCCGCGTCAGTGTCTATTTCCGGCAGGGAGGAGCGTTTCAGCAGGAAAGCGAGGATGGTCAGTACAATGGCGATGGCCACATATGGACCGATCACGCGGGAAGCAA
The Chitinophaga varians genome window above contains:
- a CDS encoding Gfo/Idh/MocA family protein, whose amino-acid sequence is MNKQPLHRRSFLKNTAAAGIGLSMLGSSAKLFANEKKPKVRIGLIGVGARGLSHLSLCLHREDVDVVAFADPDTAYTVPKARDMITKVYGGKRKVAEYTNGPEDYHNLLKRDDIDAVIIATPWEWHSIMAIAAMKAGKTPAVEVCGASDIQECWELVNTSEATGVQVFGMENVCYRRDVMAVLNMARQGLFGEITHLQGGYQHDLRAVKFNNGKQYYGGGVEFGENALSEAKWRTNHSVHRNADLYPSHGLGPIGNVINMNRGNRLMTITSVATKSRGLHKYIVDNSSESHPNAKVKFKLGDIVSSLMTTSNGETIMLSHDTNSPRPYSLNFRVQGTNGLWMDDQDSIYIEKKSPFDQWEKTGKPEDADSYFGKYDHPLWKRYANDAKGAGHGGMDWYVLNSFVESIKRGAPYQLDVYDMATWYAITPLSEQSILEGGSVQYIPDFTRGRWMNRKPIFALDDQY
- the galK gene encoding galactokinase yields the protein MIQQTREKFIQLFGKEPLIVVSPGRINLIGEHTDYNDGFVLPAAIDKKIVYAVALNGTRQCNVHAVFTHETVSFSLDNVVPTPGWINYLMGVVYQLQQGNYPVEGFDCVIAGDIPVGAGMSSSAAVEGGLVAALDEIFQYGMSRMDMALLGQRAEHSFPGVKCGIMDQFANLHGKKDQVVRLDCRSLEYEYFPFDFPEYRIVLCNSMVHHSLASSEYNVRRQQCEEGVATIQAQHPEVKSLRDATMPMLEAVKVQLPAKVYDRCKYVIEEIQRVQDATTLLKKGDLQAFGQLMYATHEGLSALYEVSCPELDFLVSLAKERPEVAGARVMGGGFGGCTINLVKQDKVDAFRDFVTTRYQQQFGKVPEIYVTTIENGTTVQKVAAAAPDARV
- a CDS encoding sugar MFS transporter, whose protein sequence is MSNQTATMNIPKQAGYGQAMAIICILFFVFGFVTWLNGTLIQFFQIVCELNVSQALLVTMAFFMAYFFLSIPSSFILNKTGFKNGMALGLLIIAIGSLVFIPAANARSFGMFLTGLFIQGAGLALLQTASNPYASIIGPKESAAKRISILGICNKTAGALAPLILGSIILKGAEKLEADIAAAVDPAQKSALLDSLASRVIGPYVAIAIVLTILAFLLKRSSLPEIDTDAEDAGTAAATNGKTNVFQFPQLVLGVICIFVYVGVEVMAGDVIGQYGKALGMSIADTRYFTTFTLVAMLAGYVIGIATIPKYLTGKKGLQISAVLGVLFTIGAFLNTGFSAVTFIALLGLANALMWPAIFPMAIDGLGRFTKIGSALLVMGIAGGGVIPQIYSGMFDQHSMFSFLYSSSIDFRHAFLYCMVPCYLYILFYSLVGDKIGKNKSGVKAI